One window of the Dreissena polymorpha isolate Duluth1 chromosome 5, UMN_Dpol_1.0, whole genome shotgun sequence genome contains the following:
- the LOC127881789 gene encoding gelsolin-like protein 2 — protein MKGGANSGFRHVKPEEYTPRLLHFHGDRMGVVVTEKPRCKSLIDHTDVYILDLGLKLVQWNGTGANKDEKMKALQYIKGLQTERGGKCHVECLDEDPIAPEDEFYKFLDEQPDADDAEPEVKDKVKELWRLSDVSGKLSMKPEKRGSEISRSALDSNDVFILDTKTELFVWIGKKTSINERRNAMTYAHNYLMKTDHPLVPISCVNEVTNDKRFAAAIAA, from the exons ATGAAAGGCGGCGCGAACAGCGGTTTCCGGCACGTGAAACCCGAGGAGTACACGCCCCGCCTTCTTCATTTCCATGGCGACCGGATGGGGGTGGTTGTTACGGAAAAACCGCGCTGCAAGAGTCTCATAGACCATACGGACGTCTACATCCTAGACCTGGGGCTCAAACTCGTCCAATGGAACGGCACCGGCGCTAACAAGGACGAGAAAATGAAG GCCCTTCAATACATCAAGGGACTACAGACAGAGAGGGGTGGAAAGTGTCACGTGGAATGTCTAGATGAGGACCCTATCGCACCTGAG GACGAGTTTTACAAGTTCCTCGACGAACAGCCGGACGCTGATGACGCCGAACCGGAAGTTAAAGACAAGGTCAAGGAGCTGTGGAG ATTGTCGGACGTCTCTGGTAAGCTGTCTATGAAACCGGAAAAGAGAGGTTCGGAGATCAGCCGCTCTGCACTTGATAGCAAC GATGTGTTCATTTTGGATACAAAGACCGAGCTGTTTGTCTGGATCGGTAAAAAGACGTCCATCAACGAGAGACGTAACGCCATGACCTACGCACAC AACTACCTGATGAAGACCGACCACCCCCTGGTCCCCATCTCGTGCGTGAACGAGGTCACCAATGATAAACGGTTCGCCGCGGCCATCGCTGCGTAG